A single genomic interval of uncultured Desulfobulbus sp. harbors:
- a CDS encoding YceI family protein: MLTDNSRVDFIARAPLHAFKGWAVEGVQVTLEANFSAGILQSLAAEVETGCFDTADPDRTEAMSRYFSLAEHPHASFALSQCQEIVSEGGGCWRVRMLGILSFVDIRRQLPVTGTVREEGGRLLWELQCKWSFRAYGLKAPRLLMLCVRDIVDIKAHLEFIPSGDEKEIHVH, translated from the coding sequence GTGCTGACCGACAACAGTCGGGTCGATTTCATTGCCCGAGCCCCGCTGCATGCGTTCAAGGGCTGGGCGGTGGAGGGGGTGCAGGTGACATTGGAGGCGAATTTCAGCGCCGGCATTCTGCAGAGCCTTGCGGCTGAAGTCGAGACCGGTTGTTTTGATACCGCGGACCCGGATCGTACCGAGGCGATGAGCCGGTATTTTTCCTTAGCCGAGCACCCCCATGCCTCCTTTGCCCTGAGCCAATGCCAGGAGATCGTCTCCGAGGGGGGCGGGTGTTGGCGGGTCCGGATGCTCGGCATCCTCTCCTTTGTCGATATCCGCCGCCAGTTGCCCGTCACCGGGACGGTCCGGGAGGAGGGCGGCCGTTTGCTCTGGGAGCTGCAGTGCAAGTGGTCCTTCAGGGCCTACGGGTTGAAGGCACCACGCCTGTTGATGCTGTGCGTGCGGGATATTGTCGATATCAAAGCACATCTTGAATTCATTCCCTCAGGAGATGAAAAGGAGATTCATGTACACTAA
- a CDS encoding YtxH domain-containing protein has product MEQNKPAQAYYQQVVQPLYPQAPANTFLGLDLQNNQFWKGALIGAAVTLLVTNESVQKGVVKAIAKVSAAAQSGIEEMKEKFEDAKAEAIAESGNE; this is encoded by the coding sequence GTGGAACAGAACAAACCCGCTCAGGCCTACTATCAGCAGGTGGTGCAGCCCCTGTACCCGCAAGCCCCGGCCAACACCTTTCTTGGCCTTGACTTGCAGAACAACCAGTTTTGGAAGGGGGCGCTGATCGGCGCGGCCGTGACCCTCCTCGTGACCAACGAAAGCGTGCAGAAAGGCGTGGTCAAGGCGATTGCCAAGGTCAGCGCCGCTGCCCAGAGCGGGATCGAGGAGATGAAGGAGAAGTTCGAGGACGCCAAGGCCGAGGCCATCGCCGAATCGGGCAACGAATAA